Sequence from the Sphingobacteriaceae bacterium GW460-11-11-14-LB5 genome:
ACTTAAAAAATTAGTAATCATCATGTGTCTAATGATGGGTACGCAGCTGGTAAAGGCACAGGTAATAGCAACCGATCTGGTTAAGGAGTGGGAAAGATCAAAAATTTACACCAAAGAATATCTGGATGTAATGCCTGAAAGTGCTTATTCTTTAAAACCTACTCCTGAAATGCGGTCTTTTGCTGAACAGCTGTTACACCTTGCAGATGCCAACTATGGTCTGGGCGCTGATGCAGTAGGTCAGAAAGATCCTTTTGCGCTGGGCGAAATGGAAAAAACTGTAGATAAATCCAAATCTAATGTCACTAAGTTAGTGCTGGCCAGCTATGATTATGTAATTGATAATATAAAAAAGATGACAGATGCACAGCTGAATGAAAGCTTCAAAATGTTGGGTAAATTCGAAATGAACCGAAGAACCGCTTTGGCTAAGGTGTTTGAGCACCAGACTCATCACAGAGGGCAAACGACAGTTTACATTCGTCTGGCAGGCATCAAACCACCACAAGAAAAATTATTTTAAAATGGAAACTATAAATTTCACGTCTACGATACTGGTAGACCAAACACTGAGAGAGGTTTTTGAAGCTGTAGTAGCCCCTCAAAAGTGGTGGTCAGGAGAATTCGAAGGAAATACAAAAGATCTAGGTGACGAGTTTACTTACCGTTACAAGGATATTCATTATTCTAAGCAGCATGTTGTCGAGCTAATTCCAGATCAAAAAGTGGTTTGGCTGGTCACCGAAAGCCAACTTAATTTTCTTGAAGATAAATCGGAATGGACCGGCACAAAAATAATTTTTGAGATTTCCCCCGAAGGGAATAAAACCAGATTATTGTTCACACACCAGGGAATACATCCTGAAATTGAATGTTACAGTGCCTGCTCAACTGCGTGGAGCCAGTTAATTAATCAGAGCCTGTATAGCCTGATCACTGCTGGTGAAGCGCAAAAACCTTTATTATAATTTGCTTTAGCGCGAAACAACAACATTAAGGTCATGTTCCGCGCTAAAGCTGTCTCCATTTGTAAGCACGAATTAATCAGCTGTCTTTCAGGTGCTGTCTGTGGTTTTTGCCCCATCTGATCATTTCCAGGATGATGTCCCCAAATGATCTGCAATATTCCGTTGATGTATATTCCACACTTACCGGTGTGTCAGCTGTAACCGTTCTTTTGATCAGTTGGTTTGCTGTCATTTCTTTTAATTCTTTGGAAAGCATACGTGTTGTAATTCCAGGAATGCTCCTTTCAATTTCACGGAATCTTTTATTGCCATTACAAATGGAATTGATAATGGGGAGCTTCCATTTACCTCCAAGAACATAAAGTGTATCCTGCAAAGCCTGTATTTCTTCCTGTTGATTGCGTGGATTGGACAGTACCTCTGTCGCAATCTGGTTTCTTTTTTCTGTTTCCATTATTGGTATACTCTGTTATACTGAATACAAAAGTATACCAATATAAGCATATTTTTGTCGTCATAAAATTTATTTTTTGATCATGAGTAACTTAACAGGAAAAAAAGCGCTGGTAACCGGCGGAAATAGCGGCATTGGCTACGCCACTGCAAAAGAATTAAAAGCACAGGGTGCAGAAGTAATCATTACCGGAAGAAGAAAAGACGCAGTTGATAAGGCTGCTGCAGAACTTGGTGTGATAGGTTTGGTGGCAGACCAGAGCCAGATCACCGCAATTGAGGGATTAGCCAGCGATGTTGAAAGCATCTTTAATAAAATTGATATCCTTTTTATCAATGCAGGTGTAGTGGAACAGAGCAGCATTGCAGAGGCGACTGAAAAAAGTTTTGACACTATTTTTGGTATTAATTTTAAAGGTGCCTACTTTACTTTGAGCAAATTTATTCCATTGATGAATGATGGTAGTTCAGTGGTATTTCTTTCTTCAAATACCGCACACATGGACGGGGCAAAAAGCTCAATTTATACTTCAAGCAAATCAGCACTGAACTCGGTTATGCGTATTGCAGCTGTAGAGTTAGCGCCTCGCCAAATCCGGGTAAATAGTGTAAGCCCAGGACCCATAGCTACAGAAATTATGAATAAAATGGGACTGAACGAAGAACAGTTAAATGGCATTAACCAATGGCTCATCAGCCGCAGTCCGCTAGGCAAAATTGGGAAATCTGAGGATGTGGCAAAAATGGTTGCTTTCTTCTGTGGTGATGCTGCAACCTATATAACTGGTGCAGAAATTGTGATGGACGGGGGCATGAGTCTTAAGGCTTAGCACTAATGGCTAAGGTACAAGTAATCGCTGGTAAAGTGTTACAAAGAAGCTAAATGAATTAAGGCTAGTACAAACAAAAGAGATGACATCAAACAACGTATAGACCATCAGATGGTTAAGCACTAAGTAATATTTTCCAGGGAAGTTAAGGTCATTTATAAGTATTTTTGTTTATCAAACACAATACGATGAACGATACCCAGCAGAAACTTAGACACCAGCAGGTGCAATACCTTGAATTTCTTTCGCGCGACCTTGAAAAGGTAAAGGCATTTTATACCGGGGCTTTCGGGTGGACCTTTACTGATTACGGGCCGGAATATACTGCTTTTGAGGGCGATTTTGTTGACGGTGGTTTTACATTAGGAGCGCCTGAGAAAGGAAGCATTCTGGTCGTACTTTATTCACAGGATTTAGAGGGAACCAGAACGAGCGTTCTTAGTGCTGGTGGCATAATTTCAAAAGAAATATTTGCTTTTCCCGGTGGACGCAGGTTCCAGTTCCTTGATCCGGATGGTTATGAGCTTGCCGTGTGGTCGTTGTAAGCAATAAACAGAAAGCCAATCACTTAAAAGCGATCACACGGCTACCCATTTTGTCATTTTTTGTGAAGCTCCTGCGCAAGTCCTATGAGAAGGCCTTCTGATCCTCTAATGTAGCACAGTTTGTAGGAGTCTTCATATTGAACCACCTCGCCAACAAGTGTAGCACCAAGCTTTTCTAGTCTTGGTAAGAGTTCTTCGATATCTGAAACGGTAAACATTACCCGCAGGTAGCCCAGGGAATTAACCGGCGCTGTGCGATGGTCTGAAACAGTAAGTGGAGCCAGAAACTGTGAAATTTCAAGTCGGCTGTGGCCGTCGGGGGTCACCATCATCGCGACTTCCACGTGCTGGTTACCCAGCCCCGTAACCTTACCTGCCCATTCGCCCTCGATTGTGGCCCGGCCTTCCAGTTTCAGACCGATTTCGGTAAAGAAAGAGATGGCATTGTCAAGCGATGCTACAACAATGCCCATATTATCCATTCTGATTAATTGGTTTTGTGCCATAAGAATTTGCTTATAATTTAAAATTAAGGAATTTCACAAAGTTAATAGACGATTTATGGACCAAATTGAGATTGATAACGAGCAGGCGGTGTAAAATGAGCATTACGATTAAACACAAAAGACGCAGTTTCTGGTTTTTTTTGGGGGGATCGCGCTTGTATTTTTCGCTCGATAAAGAGAATTTCGTACCAGATCCGAATCCGTATTAACAAAAAAACCTCACATTTCTGTGAGGTTTCTTGTGATCCCGCTGGGATTCGAACCCAGGACCACTACATTAAAAGTGTAATGCTCTACCAGCTGAGCTACGGAATCTACTTTGTTAAAAACGTTATCTGTTTCCTTTAAAGTGGTGCAAATATAGGGTTATGGAGTGTTTCCTGCAAATAAAAAATCGCGAAACGCGTTAGTGTATTGATTTATAGGCGAATTAATTATTTACCTTCTCTTTTTTAAACTTAATTGATATTTTTATCGCTCCTAATTTAATATCAATCATGTAT
This genomic interval carries:
- a CDS encoding short-chain dehydrogenase, yielding MSNLTGKKALVTGGNSGIGYATAKELKAQGAEVIITGRRKDAVDKAAAELGVIGLVADQSQITAIEGLASDVESIFNKIDILFINAGVVEQSSIAEATEKSFDTIFGINFKGAYFTLSKFIPLMNDGSSVVFLSSNTAHMDGAKSSIYTSSKSALNSVMRIAAVELAPRQIRVNSVSPGPIATEIMNKMGLNEEQLNGINQWLISRSPLGKIGKSEDVAKMVAFFCGDAATYITGAEIVMDGGMSLKA
- a CDS encoding damage-inducible protein DinB, coding for MKLKKLVIIMCLMMGTQLVKAQVIATDLVKEWERSKIYTKEYLDVMPESAYSLKPTPEMRSFAEQLLHLADANYGLGADAVGQKDPFALGEMEKTVDKSKSNVTKLVLASYDYVIDNIKKMTDAQLNESFKMLGKFEMNRRTALAKVFEHQTHHRGQTTVYIRLAGIKPPQEKLF
- a CDS encoding glyoxalase, producing the protein MAQNQLIRMDNMGIVVASLDNAISFFTEIGLKLEGRATIEGEWAGKVTGLGNQHVEVAMMVTPDGHSRLEISQFLAPLTVSDHRTAPVNSLGYLRVMFTVSDIEELLPRLEKLGATLVGEVVQYEDSYKLCYIRGSEGLLIGLAQELHKK
- a CDS encoding ATPase, yielding METINFTSTILVDQTLREVFEAVVAPQKWWSGEFEGNTKDLGDEFTYRYKDIHYSKQHVVELIPDQKVVWLVTESQLNFLEDKSEWTGTKIIFEISPEGNKTRLLFTHQGIHPEIECYSACSTAWSQLINQSLYSLITAGEAQKPLL
- a CDS encoding glyoxalase family protein, yielding MNDTQQKLRHQQVQYLEFLSRDLEKVKAFYTGAFGWTFTDYGPEYTAFEGDFVDGGFTLGAPEKGSILVVLYSQDLEGTRTSVLSAGGIISKEIFAFPGGRRFQFLDPDGYELAVWSL
- a CDS encoding transcriptional regulator, producing METEKRNQIATEVLSNPRNQQEEIQALQDTLYVLGGKWKLPIINSICNGNKRFREIERSIPGITTRMLSKELKEMTANQLIKRTVTADTPVSVEYTSTEYCRSFGDIILEMIRWGKNHRQHLKDS